The Aptenodytes patagonicus chromosome 10, bAptPat1.pri.cur, whole genome shotgun sequence genome includes a region encoding these proteins:
- the TLE3 gene encoding transducin-like enhancer protein 3 isoform X3: MYPQGRHPAPHQPGQPGFKFTVAESCDRIKDEFQFLQAQYHSLKVEYDKLANEKTEMQRHYVMYYEMSYGLNIEMHKQTEIAKRLNTILAQIMPFLSQEHQQQVAQAVERAKQVTMTELNAIIGVRGLPNLPLTQQQLQAQHLSHAAHGPPVQLPPHPSGLQPPGIPPVTGSSSGLLALGALGSQAHLAVKDEKNHHDLDHRERDSSANNSVSPSESLRASEKHRSSTDYSIDSKKRKAEEKDSMSRYDSDGDKSDDLVVDVSNEDPATPRVSPAHSPPENGIDKARGLKKGDAPNSPASVASSSSTPSSKTKDLGHNDKSSTPGLKSNTPTPRNDAPTPGTSSTPGLRPMPGKPTGMDPLASALRTPISIAGSYAAPFAMMGHHEMNGSLTSPGAYAGLHNIPPQMSAAAAAAAAYGRSPMVGFDPHPPMRAPGLPSSLASIPGGKPAYSFHVSADGQMQPVPFPHDALAGPGIPRHARQINTLSHGEVVCAVTISNPTRHVYTGGKGCVKIWDISQPGSKSPISQLDCLNRDNYIRSCKLLPDGRTLIVGGEASTLTIWDLASPTPRIKAELTSSAPACYALAISPDAKVCFSCCSDGNIAVWDLHNQTLVRQFQGHTDGASCIDISHDGTKLWTGGLDNTVRSWDLREGRQLQQHDFTSQIFSLGYCPTGEWLAVGMESSNVEVLHHTKPDKYQLHLHESCVLSLKFAYCGKWFVSTGKDNLLNAWRTPYGASIFQSKESSSVLSCDISADDKYIVTGSGDKKATVYEVIY, from the exons ATGTACCCCCAGGGCCGGCACCCG GCTCCGCACCAGCCGGGCCAGCCGGGCTTCAAATTCACCGTGGCCGAGTCCTGCGACCGGATCAAGGACGAGTTCCAGTTCCTGCAAGCCCAGTACCACAG cctgaaAGTGGAGTATGATAAGCTGGCGAACGAGAAGACAGAAATGCAGCGCCATTACGTTATG taCTATGAAATGTCGTATGGTTTGAATATTGAAATGCACAAACAG ACAGAAATTGCTAAAAGACTGAATACGATTTTAGCCCAGATCATGCCTTTTCTGTCACAAGAG CACCAACAGCAAGTCGCACAGGCTGTTGAGCGTGCCAAGCAAGTGACAATGACGGAGTTGAATGCTATCATCGGGGTACGTGGACTTCCCAATCTGCCTCTCACC cagcagcagctccaggcccAGCACCTCTCCCACGCCGCCCACGGGCCCCCGGTCCAGCTGCCGCCGCACCCCTCGGGCCTCCAGCCACCGGGCATCCCGCCGGTCACCGGCAGCAGCTCGGGGCTGCTGGCTCTCGGTGCCCTGGGGAGCCAGGCACACCTCGCCGTCAAGGATGAGAAAAACCATCACGACTTGGACCACAGAG AGCGAGACTCAAGTGCA AATAATTCTGTTTCGCCCTCGGAAAGCCTGAGAGCCAGCGAGAAGCACCGGAGCTCCACAGACTACAGCATCGACTCcaagaagaggaaagcagaggagaaggacAGCATGAGCCGATAT GACAGCGATGGTGACAAGAGCGATGACCTGGTGGTTGATGTCTCCAACGAG GACCCCGCCACCCCCCGGGTCAGCCCAGCTCACTCCCCCCCGGAGAACGGCATAGACAAAGCCCGTGGGCTGAAGAAGGGGGATGCGCCAAACAGCCCTGCCTCGgttgcctcctccagcagcactcCCTCCTCCAAGACTAAAGACCTGGGCCAT AATGACAAATCGTCGACGCCCGGGCTCAAGTCAAACACTCCGACGCCAAGGAATGACGCTCCGACCCCGGGGACGAGCAGCACCCCGGGGCTGCGGCCGATGCCCGGCAAGCCGACCGGCATGGACCCCCTGG CCTCGGCCCTGCGGACACCCATCTCCATCGCGGGCTCCTACGCAGCTCCCTTCGCCATGATGGGGCACCATGAGATGAATGGCTCGCTCACCAGCCCCGGCGCCTACGCAGGGCTCCACAACATCCCCCCGCAGATgagcgccgctgccgccgccgccgctgcctaTGGCCGGTCGCCAATG GTTGGTTTCGACCCGCACCCACCCATGAGAGCCCCTGGCTTGCCGTCGAGCCTGGCGTCCATCCCCGGAGGGAAACC AGCCTATTCCTTCCACGTGAGTGCTGATGGGCAGATGCAGCCGGTCCCCTTTCCCCACGATGCCCTGGCGGGTCCCGGCATCCCACGGCACGCCCGGCAGATCAACACACTGAGCCACGGGGAGGTGGTGTGCGCCGTCACCATCAGCAACCCCACCAGGCACGTCTACACAGGGGGCAAGGGGTGTGTGAAGATCTGGGACATCAGCCAGCCGGGCAGCAAGAGCCCCATCTCCCAGCTGGACTGCCTG AACAGAGATAACTACATCCGCTCCTGCAAACTCCTTCCTGATGGCCGCACGCTGATCGTGGGAGGCGAGGCGAGCACGCTCACCATCTGGGATCTGGCTTCCCCCACACCCCGCATCAAGGCCGAGCTGACCTCCTCCGCTCCCGCCTGCTACGCCCTGGCCATCAGCCCCGACGCCAAAgtctgcttctcctgctgcagcgACGGCAACATCGCCGTCTGGGACCTGCACAACCAGACGCTCGTCAG gcAATTCCAAGGCCACACAGATGGTGCCAGCTGCATAGATATCTCGCACGATGGTACAAAGTTGTGGACGGGGGGTCTGGACAACACAGTGCGCTCCTGGGACCTGCGGGAAGggaggcagctccagcagcatgACTTTACTTCCCAG ATCTTCTCGCTGGGGTACTGCCCGACGGGCGAGTGGCTCGCAGTGGGCATGGAGAGCAGCAACGTGGAAGTGCTGCACCACACGAAACCCGACAAGTACCAGCTGCACCTCCACGAGAGCTGCGTCCTCTCCCTCAAGTTTGCCTACTGCG GTAAATGGTTTGTGAGTACTGGAAAAGACAACCTGCTCAACGCCTGGAGGACGCCCTACGGAGCGAGCATCTTCCAG TCCAAGGAATCCTCGTCCGTCTTAAGTTGTGACATTTCAGCGGATGACAAGTACATTGTCACGGGCTCTGGTGACAAGAAGGCCACAGTCTACGAGGTCATCTACTAA
- the TLE3 gene encoding transducin-like enhancer protein 3 isoform X1 has product MYPQGRHPAPHQPGQPGFKFTVAESCDRIKDEFQFLQAQYHSLKVEYDKLANEKTEMQRHYVMYYEMSYGLNIEMHKQTEIAKRLNTILAQIMPFLSQEHQQQVAQAVERAKQVTMTELNAIIGVRGLPNLPLTQQQLQAQHLSHAAHGPPVQLPPHPSGLQPPGIPPVTGSSSGLLALGALGSQAHLAVKDEKNHHDLDHRERDSSANNSVSPSESLRASEKHRSSTDYSIDSKKRKAEEKDSMSRYDSDGDKSDDLVVDVSNEDPATPRVSPAHSPPENGIDKARGLKKGDAPNSPASVASSSSTPSSKTKDLGHNDKSSTPGLKSNTPTPRNDAPTPGTSSTPGLRPMPGKPTGMDPLASALRTPISIAGSYAAPFAMMGHHEMNGSLTSPGAYAGLHNIPPQMSAAAAAAAAYGRSPMVSFGAVGFDPHPPMRAPGLPSSLASIPGGKPAYSFHVSADGQMQPVPFPHDALAGPGIPRHARQINTLSHGEVVCAVTISNPTRHVYTGGKGCVKIWDISQPGSKSPISQLDCLNRDNYIRSCKLLPDGRTLIVGGEASTLTIWDLASPTPRIKAELTSSAPACYALAISPDAKVCFSCCSDGNIAVWDLHNQTLVRQFQGHTDGASCIDISHDGTKLWTGGLDNTVRSWDLREGRQLQQHDFTSQIFSLGYCPTGEWLAVGMESSNVEVLHHTKPDKYQLHLHESCVLSLKFAYCGKWFVSTGKDNLLNAWRTPYGASIFQSKESSSVLSCDISADDKYIVTGSGDKKATVYEVIY; this is encoded by the exons ATGTACCCCCAGGGCCGGCACCCG GCTCCGCACCAGCCGGGCCAGCCGGGCTTCAAATTCACCGTGGCCGAGTCCTGCGACCGGATCAAGGACGAGTTCCAGTTCCTGCAAGCCCAGTACCACAG cctgaaAGTGGAGTATGATAAGCTGGCGAACGAGAAGACAGAAATGCAGCGCCATTACGTTATG taCTATGAAATGTCGTATGGTTTGAATATTGAAATGCACAAACAG ACAGAAATTGCTAAAAGACTGAATACGATTTTAGCCCAGATCATGCCTTTTCTGTCACAAGAG CACCAACAGCAAGTCGCACAGGCTGTTGAGCGTGCCAAGCAAGTGACAATGACGGAGTTGAATGCTATCATCGGGGTACGTGGACTTCCCAATCTGCCTCTCACC cagcagcagctccaggcccAGCACCTCTCCCACGCCGCCCACGGGCCCCCGGTCCAGCTGCCGCCGCACCCCTCGGGCCTCCAGCCACCGGGCATCCCGCCGGTCACCGGCAGCAGCTCGGGGCTGCTGGCTCTCGGTGCCCTGGGGAGCCAGGCACACCTCGCCGTCAAGGATGAGAAAAACCATCACGACTTGGACCACAGAG AGCGAGACTCAAGTGCA AATAATTCTGTTTCGCCCTCGGAAAGCCTGAGAGCCAGCGAGAAGCACCGGAGCTCCACAGACTACAGCATCGACTCcaagaagaggaaagcagaggagaaggacAGCATGAGCCGATAT GACAGCGATGGTGACAAGAGCGATGACCTGGTGGTTGATGTCTCCAACGAG GACCCCGCCACCCCCCGGGTCAGCCCAGCTCACTCCCCCCCGGAGAACGGCATAGACAAAGCCCGTGGGCTGAAGAAGGGGGATGCGCCAAACAGCCCTGCCTCGgttgcctcctccagcagcactcCCTCCTCCAAGACTAAAGACCTGGGCCAT AATGACAAATCGTCGACGCCCGGGCTCAAGTCAAACACTCCGACGCCAAGGAATGACGCTCCGACCCCGGGGACGAGCAGCACCCCGGGGCTGCGGCCGATGCCCGGCAAGCCGACCGGCATGGACCCCCTGG CCTCGGCCCTGCGGACACCCATCTCCATCGCGGGCTCCTACGCAGCTCCCTTCGCCATGATGGGGCACCATGAGATGAATGGCTCGCTCACCAGCCCCGGCGCCTACGCAGGGCTCCACAACATCCCCCCGCAGATgagcgccgctgccgccgccgccgctgcctaTGGCCGGTCGCCAATGGTGAGCTTTGGAGCT GTTGGTTTCGACCCGCACCCACCCATGAGAGCCCCTGGCTTGCCGTCGAGCCTGGCGTCCATCCCCGGAGGGAAACC AGCCTATTCCTTCCACGTGAGTGCTGATGGGCAGATGCAGCCGGTCCCCTTTCCCCACGATGCCCTGGCGGGTCCCGGCATCCCACGGCACGCCCGGCAGATCAACACACTGAGCCACGGGGAGGTGGTGTGCGCCGTCACCATCAGCAACCCCACCAGGCACGTCTACACAGGGGGCAAGGGGTGTGTGAAGATCTGGGACATCAGCCAGCCGGGCAGCAAGAGCCCCATCTCCCAGCTGGACTGCCTG AACAGAGATAACTACATCCGCTCCTGCAAACTCCTTCCTGATGGCCGCACGCTGATCGTGGGAGGCGAGGCGAGCACGCTCACCATCTGGGATCTGGCTTCCCCCACACCCCGCATCAAGGCCGAGCTGACCTCCTCCGCTCCCGCCTGCTACGCCCTGGCCATCAGCCCCGACGCCAAAgtctgcttctcctgctgcagcgACGGCAACATCGCCGTCTGGGACCTGCACAACCAGACGCTCGTCAG gcAATTCCAAGGCCACACAGATGGTGCCAGCTGCATAGATATCTCGCACGATGGTACAAAGTTGTGGACGGGGGGTCTGGACAACACAGTGCGCTCCTGGGACCTGCGGGAAGggaggcagctccagcagcatgACTTTACTTCCCAG ATCTTCTCGCTGGGGTACTGCCCGACGGGCGAGTGGCTCGCAGTGGGCATGGAGAGCAGCAACGTGGAAGTGCTGCACCACACGAAACCCGACAAGTACCAGCTGCACCTCCACGAGAGCTGCGTCCTCTCCCTCAAGTTTGCCTACTGCG GTAAATGGTTTGTGAGTACTGGAAAAGACAACCTGCTCAACGCCTGGAGGACGCCCTACGGAGCGAGCATCTTCCAG TCCAAGGAATCCTCGTCCGTCTTAAGTTGTGACATTTCAGCGGATGACAAGTACATTGTCACGGGCTCTGGTGACAAGAAGGCCACAGTCTACGAGGTCATCTACTAA
- the TLE3 gene encoding transducin-like enhancer protein 3 isoform X2: MYPQGRHPAPHQPGQPGFKFTVAESCDRIKDEFQFLQAQYHSLKVEYDKLANEKTEMQRHYVMYYEMSYGLNIEMHKQTEIAKRLNTILAQIMPFLSQEHQQQVAQAVERAKQVTMTELNAIIGVRGLPNLPLTQQLQAQHLSHAAHGPPVQLPPHPSGLQPPGIPPVTGSSSGLLALGALGSQAHLAVKDEKNHHDLDHRERDSSANNSVSPSESLRASEKHRSSTDYSIDSKKRKAEEKDSMSRYDSDGDKSDDLVVDVSNEDPATPRVSPAHSPPENGIDKARGLKKGDAPNSPASVASSSSTPSSKTKDLGHNDKSSTPGLKSNTPTPRNDAPTPGTSSTPGLRPMPGKPTGMDPLASALRTPISIAGSYAAPFAMMGHHEMNGSLTSPGAYAGLHNIPPQMSAAAAAAAAYGRSPMVSFGAVGFDPHPPMRAPGLPSSLASIPGGKPAYSFHVSADGQMQPVPFPHDALAGPGIPRHARQINTLSHGEVVCAVTISNPTRHVYTGGKGCVKIWDISQPGSKSPISQLDCLNRDNYIRSCKLLPDGRTLIVGGEASTLTIWDLASPTPRIKAELTSSAPACYALAISPDAKVCFSCCSDGNIAVWDLHNQTLVRQFQGHTDGASCIDISHDGTKLWTGGLDNTVRSWDLREGRQLQQHDFTSQIFSLGYCPTGEWLAVGMESSNVEVLHHTKPDKYQLHLHESCVLSLKFAYCGKWFVSTGKDNLLNAWRTPYGASIFQSKESSSVLSCDISADDKYIVTGSGDKKATVYEVIY, from the exons ATGTACCCCCAGGGCCGGCACCCG GCTCCGCACCAGCCGGGCCAGCCGGGCTTCAAATTCACCGTGGCCGAGTCCTGCGACCGGATCAAGGACGAGTTCCAGTTCCTGCAAGCCCAGTACCACAG cctgaaAGTGGAGTATGATAAGCTGGCGAACGAGAAGACAGAAATGCAGCGCCATTACGTTATG taCTATGAAATGTCGTATGGTTTGAATATTGAAATGCACAAACAG ACAGAAATTGCTAAAAGACTGAATACGATTTTAGCCCAGATCATGCCTTTTCTGTCACAAGAG CACCAACAGCAAGTCGCACAGGCTGTTGAGCGTGCCAAGCAAGTGACAATGACGGAGTTGAATGCTATCATCGGGGTACGTGGACTTCCCAATCTGCCTCTCACC cagcagctccaggcccAGCACCTCTCCCACGCCGCCCACGGGCCCCCGGTCCAGCTGCCGCCGCACCCCTCGGGCCTCCAGCCACCGGGCATCCCGCCGGTCACCGGCAGCAGCTCGGGGCTGCTGGCTCTCGGTGCCCTGGGGAGCCAGGCACACCTCGCCGTCAAGGATGAGAAAAACCATCACGACTTGGACCACAGAG AGCGAGACTCAAGTGCA AATAATTCTGTTTCGCCCTCGGAAAGCCTGAGAGCCAGCGAGAAGCACCGGAGCTCCACAGACTACAGCATCGACTCcaagaagaggaaagcagaggagaaggacAGCATGAGCCGATAT GACAGCGATGGTGACAAGAGCGATGACCTGGTGGTTGATGTCTCCAACGAG GACCCCGCCACCCCCCGGGTCAGCCCAGCTCACTCCCCCCCGGAGAACGGCATAGACAAAGCCCGTGGGCTGAAGAAGGGGGATGCGCCAAACAGCCCTGCCTCGgttgcctcctccagcagcactcCCTCCTCCAAGACTAAAGACCTGGGCCAT AATGACAAATCGTCGACGCCCGGGCTCAAGTCAAACACTCCGACGCCAAGGAATGACGCTCCGACCCCGGGGACGAGCAGCACCCCGGGGCTGCGGCCGATGCCCGGCAAGCCGACCGGCATGGACCCCCTGG CCTCGGCCCTGCGGACACCCATCTCCATCGCGGGCTCCTACGCAGCTCCCTTCGCCATGATGGGGCACCATGAGATGAATGGCTCGCTCACCAGCCCCGGCGCCTACGCAGGGCTCCACAACATCCCCCCGCAGATgagcgccgctgccgccgccgccgctgcctaTGGCCGGTCGCCAATGGTGAGCTTTGGAGCT GTTGGTTTCGACCCGCACCCACCCATGAGAGCCCCTGGCTTGCCGTCGAGCCTGGCGTCCATCCCCGGAGGGAAACC AGCCTATTCCTTCCACGTGAGTGCTGATGGGCAGATGCAGCCGGTCCCCTTTCCCCACGATGCCCTGGCGGGTCCCGGCATCCCACGGCACGCCCGGCAGATCAACACACTGAGCCACGGGGAGGTGGTGTGCGCCGTCACCATCAGCAACCCCACCAGGCACGTCTACACAGGGGGCAAGGGGTGTGTGAAGATCTGGGACATCAGCCAGCCGGGCAGCAAGAGCCCCATCTCCCAGCTGGACTGCCTG AACAGAGATAACTACATCCGCTCCTGCAAACTCCTTCCTGATGGCCGCACGCTGATCGTGGGAGGCGAGGCGAGCACGCTCACCATCTGGGATCTGGCTTCCCCCACACCCCGCATCAAGGCCGAGCTGACCTCCTCCGCTCCCGCCTGCTACGCCCTGGCCATCAGCCCCGACGCCAAAgtctgcttctcctgctgcagcgACGGCAACATCGCCGTCTGGGACCTGCACAACCAGACGCTCGTCAG gcAATTCCAAGGCCACACAGATGGTGCCAGCTGCATAGATATCTCGCACGATGGTACAAAGTTGTGGACGGGGGGTCTGGACAACACAGTGCGCTCCTGGGACCTGCGGGAAGggaggcagctccagcagcatgACTTTACTTCCCAG ATCTTCTCGCTGGGGTACTGCCCGACGGGCGAGTGGCTCGCAGTGGGCATGGAGAGCAGCAACGTGGAAGTGCTGCACCACACGAAACCCGACAAGTACCAGCTGCACCTCCACGAGAGCTGCGTCCTCTCCCTCAAGTTTGCCTACTGCG GTAAATGGTTTGTGAGTACTGGAAAAGACAACCTGCTCAACGCCTGGAGGACGCCCTACGGAGCGAGCATCTTCCAG TCCAAGGAATCCTCGTCCGTCTTAAGTTGTGACATTTCAGCGGATGACAAGTACATTGTCACGGGCTCTGGTGACAAGAAGGCCACAGTCTACGAGGTCATCTACTAA
- the TLE3 gene encoding transducin-like enhancer protein 3 isoform X7: protein MYPQGRHPAPHQPGQPGFKFTVAESCDRIKDEFQFLQAQYHSLKVEYDKLANEKTEMQRHYVMYYEMSYGLNIEMHKQTEIAKRLNTILAQIMPFLSQEHQQQVAQAVERAKQVTMTELNAIIGQQLQAQHLSHAAHGPPVQLPPHPSGLQPPGIPPVTGSSSGLLALGALGSQAHLAVKDEKNHHDLDHRERDSSANNSVSPSESLRASEKHRSSTDYSIDSKKRKAEEKDSMSRYDSDGDKSDDLVVDVSNEDPATPRVSPAHSPPENGIDKARGLKKGDAPNSPASVASSSSTPSSKTKDLGHNDKSSTPGLKSNTPTPRNDAPTPGTSSTPGLRPMPGKPTGMDPLASALRTPISIAGSYAAPFAMMGHHEMNGSLTSPGAYAGLHNIPPQMSAAAAAAAAYGRSPMVGFDPHPPMRAPGLPSSLASIPGGKPAYSFHVSADGQMQPVPFPHDALAGPGIPRHARQINTLSHGEVVCAVTISNPTRHVYTGGKGCVKIWDISQPGSKSPISQLDCLNRDNYIRSCKLLPDGRTLIVGGEASTLTIWDLASPTPRIKAELTSSAPACYALAISPDAKVCFSCCSDGNIAVWDLHNQTLVRQFQGHTDGASCIDISHDGTKLWTGGLDNTVRSWDLREGRQLQQHDFTSQIFSLGYCPTGEWLAVGMESSNVEVLHHTKPDKYQLHLHESCVLSLKFAYCGKWFVSTGKDNLLNAWRTPYGASIFQSKESSSVLSCDISADDKYIVTGSGDKKATVYEVIY, encoded by the exons ATGTACCCCCAGGGCCGGCACCCG GCTCCGCACCAGCCGGGCCAGCCGGGCTTCAAATTCACCGTGGCCGAGTCCTGCGACCGGATCAAGGACGAGTTCCAGTTCCTGCAAGCCCAGTACCACAG cctgaaAGTGGAGTATGATAAGCTGGCGAACGAGAAGACAGAAATGCAGCGCCATTACGTTATG taCTATGAAATGTCGTATGGTTTGAATATTGAAATGCACAAACAG ACAGAAATTGCTAAAAGACTGAATACGATTTTAGCCCAGATCATGCCTTTTCTGTCACAAGAG CACCAACAGCAAGTCGCACAGGCTGTTGAGCGTGCCAAGCAAGTGACAATGACGGAGTTGAATGCTATCATCGGG cagcagctccaggcccAGCACCTCTCCCACGCCGCCCACGGGCCCCCGGTCCAGCTGCCGCCGCACCCCTCGGGCCTCCAGCCACCGGGCATCCCGCCGGTCACCGGCAGCAGCTCGGGGCTGCTGGCTCTCGGTGCCCTGGGGAGCCAGGCACACCTCGCCGTCAAGGATGAGAAAAACCATCACGACTTGGACCACAGAG AGCGAGACTCAAGTGCA AATAATTCTGTTTCGCCCTCGGAAAGCCTGAGAGCCAGCGAGAAGCACCGGAGCTCCACAGACTACAGCATCGACTCcaagaagaggaaagcagaggagaaggacAGCATGAGCCGATAT GACAGCGATGGTGACAAGAGCGATGACCTGGTGGTTGATGTCTCCAACGAG GACCCCGCCACCCCCCGGGTCAGCCCAGCTCACTCCCCCCCGGAGAACGGCATAGACAAAGCCCGTGGGCTGAAGAAGGGGGATGCGCCAAACAGCCCTGCCTCGgttgcctcctccagcagcactcCCTCCTCCAAGACTAAAGACCTGGGCCAT AATGACAAATCGTCGACGCCCGGGCTCAAGTCAAACACTCCGACGCCAAGGAATGACGCTCCGACCCCGGGGACGAGCAGCACCCCGGGGCTGCGGCCGATGCCCGGCAAGCCGACCGGCATGGACCCCCTGG CCTCGGCCCTGCGGACACCCATCTCCATCGCGGGCTCCTACGCAGCTCCCTTCGCCATGATGGGGCACCATGAGATGAATGGCTCGCTCACCAGCCCCGGCGCCTACGCAGGGCTCCACAACATCCCCCCGCAGATgagcgccgctgccgccgccgccgctgcctaTGGCCGGTCGCCAATG GTTGGTTTCGACCCGCACCCACCCATGAGAGCCCCTGGCTTGCCGTCGAGCCTGGCGTCCATCCCCGGAGGGAAACC AGCCTATTCCTTCCACGTGAGTGCTGATGGGCAGATGCAGCCGGTCCCCTTTCCCCACGATGCCCTGGCGGGTCCCGGCATCCCACGGCACGCCCGGCAGATCAACACACTGAGCCACGGGGAGGTGGTGTGCGCCGTCACCATCAGCAACCCCACCAGGCACGTCTACACAGGGGGCAAGGGGTGTGTGAAGATCTGGGACATCAGCCAGCCGGGCAGCAAGAGCCCCATCTCCCAGCTGGACTGCCTG AACAGAGATAACTACATCCGCTCCTGCAAACTCCTTCCTGATGGCCGCACGCTGATCGTGGGAGGCGAGGCGAGCACGCTCACCATCTGGGATCTGGCTTCCCCCACACCCCGCATCAAGGCCGAGCTGACCTCCTCCGCTCCCGCCTGCTACGCCCTGGCCATCAGCCCCGACGCCAAAgtctgcttctcctgctgcagcgACGGCAACATCGCCGTCTGGGACCTGCACAACCAGACGCTCGTCAG gcAATTCCAAGGCCACACAGATGGTGCCAGCTGCATAGATATCTCGCACGATGGTACAAAGTTGTGGACGGGGGGTCTGGACAACACAGTGCGCTCCTGGGACCTGCGGGAAGggaggcagctccagcagcatgACTTTACTTCCCAG ATCTTCTCGCTGGGGTACTGCCCGACGGGCGAGTGGCTCGCAGTGGGCATGGAGAGCAGCAACGTGGAAGTGCTGCACCACACGAAACCCGACAAGTACCAGCTGCACCTCCACGAGAGCTGCGTCCTCTCCCTCAAGTTTGCCTACTGCG GTAAATGGTTTGTGAGTACTGGAAAAGACAACCTGCTCAACGCCTGGAGGACGCCCTACGGAGCGAGCATCTTCCAG TCCAAGGAATCCTCGTCCGTCTTAAGTTGTGACATTTCAGCGGATGACAAGTACATTGTCACGGGCTCTGGTGACAAGAAGGCCACAGTCTACGAGGTCATCTACTAA